GGGCGAAGAATGCGGAGAAGTCTTCGCGTTGGCTGTCGGTCGGACAGGATTTAACAGGAAGAAGCGTCGTTCCCAAACACACTGTTGGCCACTCCTGATTGGTTAGCAAAAAGTCATGTGACCGGTACAGGATGTCATCCGGGTGTGCCgcgacaaaaggaaacaaaatgtatcgacttgttgcgggttcgtgGATGGATTACATTGTTTGATGTCCCTGctggatttccgctttgctcccattcatggatcgttctcggaaatgtgtgaatgaatccatttttagtgttatttcatatgattgaacactttggttaataaaatcccacataaacattttaactctgaattttattacacaaatttgctataatttacatgccaactcttgagcatttacacaaacaagcaaaatgtgaacccttaacatgaagaacttcactcagcgaacaagtggagaaaatgatactTAAACTATAATCGTATTTGTGTAATAAGAGACGAGCAATGGagtaaagattaaatattatttcacaggctaggAAGTTGCGTCAGTCAAGTCGCATCAGGAAATCAAACAGCAAATGATCTGAGCGCATGCATCCAGGGAGCCAACGACTGAGCACGATTGTGGACATGTGACCAGTGCAATGCAAAACGTTTCCAAATCAAATAGGTTTGGTAACcgtaattattttattgaaagatAAGATTTCAATCTGCCTGACAGTCAATAGTTTGAttacaatatgtttaaaaacagtgTTATATTCCACATaactgtcaaacacaaacaaatgtcataATAATCTATGGCAAATTTATTAGTTTAAAGGATAAATTTCTGCATCTCTACAATGAGTAATTAGGATTTTAATTAAGGAAAGAAAATTATGGTAAATGAAGGACTTAAACATAAATTTGATACTGATCAATAAATGTCATTAAAGCATTTTCATATGCAATTCAGGATGAAACTGTCAAGATGTTAGCGAGTTTCAAGTTGTGCATATGCTCCTATTCGACTAGTTTTCATTGGCAGTAGAAGGTGAGGACATTTTCCTGGTTTCCTCTGACCAATAGGACTGGAGCTTTGAGATCACGTGACAAGAAGTCCAGCCACGCCAGGTAGAGCATACAGGGACATCCACCTCTCCTCCCCATTGGCATGGTGCTGTCAGAGTTACAACAAAGATGACTTAATAAGGTGAAAAGTCACAAATAATGAGTGCAACACATGCATGCGTGATTCCTTTAACAGGCAAAGTGATTGTACGTGTATTCTCAAGCTTAAAAATGAGACTGGCTACTGGTACTGGCTCTACCTTCAAATAGAGTAGCCTTTCCACGACTTAAGGAGAACATTTACGAGACTCACATAACAATCAGCGCAGCTTCCCTGGAGTAATCCTGGACGACCTCATTGAGACGGATCTGACGGAGAGTCTGGATCCGACAGAGAACATTTACACGTTCGGCCAATGTGCTGCATTCAAAGCTCCAGATTTACTCCAGTGTGTGTTCATGTCAAACCTTGGACTTGTTCCTCTCTAAATCATGATCAGCAATCATCCAGGGCTCCCCTCGCTGTCTTGGTGGAACAGGATCCTGTTTAAGGTTTGTATCCAGCCTGAAGCGACTGACCATACTCTCAAACTGACGAACACTGgagcacacagagagacacgaaGGGGCCATGAGTAGCTCTGCAGAAAAAAGGTATTTCTATTTTGCAGTGATGaattctctttttatttgttccagGCTCTATGCTGGAGTTTTTCAGCTTTGATTCAACTGGATTCTAAAAGACTTGAGACCATTTTATGCAAACATCCACCTCTAGGGAAGGGCACTGAACGAAAATTACTGCAGTATGGCTCTGTATTTGATGCCTTTCCCTGGAACAAAATGTTATCAGGCAGGACTTTTGCTCTGAGATGTTTATTTGACCTAACATCCCAGAAACCCCGACTCATGTGATACCATTGGCATTCATGCATGAGTCAAGAGACTGGGGTAATCAAATATATTTACTCGCTCTAATTTGATTGGTTTTTGCTCAAAATAGGAACTTATGCTGTCAAACTGCTGTGACAAAAAGTGTATGAATCTCATAGACAAATGAGTCATATCATGTTGCTTATAGATATACTCATAGTAATGTAAATCAAATATGACCCCATTTTCTAGGTACCTCCTGATGGTCCCTGGACCCCAATTGGACTGTTAACTTGGATGACTGCTCAAAGTCATGACATTCTAGATGCATAAAGTGTTAGTCAAATGCACAGACCATTATCCTGCTGGCTGTCCCGGGGTGAAACTTAAACtcgactttatttttttacatagtCCTCACTACCGGAATTAAGTAATCATTATTGGGTAACGCCTACTTCGTAAATCCATCTCGATCCCCATCGTAATGCAGAACCGCACAGTGATGGCTCTTCCCCACTTTCCACATTGATTCATTCTCATACATTAAAGCTATAGTACTGGCGGCCTTACTTTCGCGGCTGGGGACTTTGGTAGATGTCAGGAATCACCTCGACATCATGGAAACCGAGACGGAAGGACTTGATCAGGGCTAGCATCCTAGAAAGAAAACATAAGGCCATTATATAGAAATGAACTTGTGCTGTTGAATAAATaaggttaaaataaaacacatcaacGGTTTTTTTTAAGTATCTTGGCCGCAAACAAATAAACGTTGATCTTCCTTAGTTATCTGTCCACCTCTCATTGGTGGAGGTCGTCAAATGGAATACTTTGGACAACCATTTGGATCCTCTTGGTTGTTTTCCGTCTATGTAATCAATGAAAGTATTTGATTTGCTTAATATTTAAGCATCCAAACTATCTTTGACTCCAACGTAATACTTTGAAAAAGGTGCAGAAGAAATCGGATTATTGTGACATAACAGCAAACAGTAATCTGAAAGGTCAGGAGCTAATCTCAACTCTTACTCCTCCCTCTGCTCGTCCTTCTTCTCCGTTTCTCCTCCCACAAACACTCTGACCTTACATCCGGACCAGCGCTTCCTCCGGGTCAGCAAGTAAGGCAGCAGAAGGGTCAGACCTGGTAAACCAATTGCACAATACACTACAGACACACATTATATTTTTGGCAGAGGCAAGGAAAGCATAGCCAGAAAGATGTCAGACCTCCATCATCAGACAGCCAGTACACATCGATGTTCTTCTTCCCTTGTTTTTTCCTGAATGCCGTGCTTGGCTGAGGCATCAATTCAGCAGCTGCACATAATTTTGCATACagttcacagaaaataaaaattgttaaaaatacaaatgaacagattgatattattattataaattattattatacattttttGGATAATTTACttcaaaatgtctgaaaatgaaCCATCCAGTGACATTTACAGCGTCAATATTTGCAAATTCTAGAACAAAAGTGCTCATGAGCTTCTAAATAATAGCATGATacgtgaaataaatgaatggcaCTTAAGTAATCATGCAAATACATACAAACGGTGCTTGTTTGAACAAGGGAAGGTGCAGCAATGATGTTTAtactctctgactctccgtcaAAGGCAGGGttaactgaaataaaaacaaaacaaaaggaattTAGGGTTTGATTCGACTCGAATTTACAAAGTCAACTAACGATGGATGAATGTGGACGTCTCTTCCTATCTCTCTTCTTCTTGACTCCAAATGTGCTGACAGAGAAGATGCTGCACTCAGAGTTCATGTGTGGTGTGGAGTTAATTTACGCTGAGCGTACTCATTTGAAATGAGGCTCTCTCTCACCATGCGATGAAGATGGTTGAGAGACATCCAATCTCTCCCTCATTCTCAGCATACACACACCGTACTGTTGGTCAAATGCATCACTGAAAAAAAGGCATTATGGTAATGTTGAACTGGGAAGAAATTGAAGACGACACACAAGATGAAACTATTGATGTCTCAGGTACTCACTGCAGGATTCCAATGTAACTGTGCGCAGCCTGAGGTGAGTCACTCTGCCAGTCTGACTTGAAACCCAGTAGCAGAACATTTGGGTTAATGCGACCCAAacctgccccctggtggacagtCAGTGGCATGAGATGTCGGAATGTCTTCGTCATATAGCATCATTATGCATTAATATTGAATGAAACAATAGAAATAGATAGAAGTAATCCAGCTACACCTAATTTAAGTTGCTTCACTCTGAAATTGCCTTACTTTTTAAATAGGGTTTAATCCACACTTGTGTGttaacagacagagaaacagcgTTGAtgatatgttgttgtttttcatttctaataGTATGTGTAATTCAATAGTAATGCTGATGGCAGAAATGCTCAGCTTGATCCTTAAAGATGATATTATTTGTACACAGACAGATCAGGGGCCTCACGTATCAAGACTTGCGTGGATTTCCGACTGAAACATGGCGTACGCTCAAATGCAGAAAACGTCGaacgcacaaataaatccagatgtATGAAACCGTGCGTACGCATTAATCAAAGCACATTTCCTTTGTATTTGTATGACAGTTGATATATGAGGCCTCCGCTGTTACCATAACAACAGTACATTAATCTGCTCGAAGATGAGGGGTATCTGGTTTTGTGAGTCCACTTGATGGAGACAGTTCATGAGAGAATGCATGAGGAGGTGTAATTCTAACCTGTAGCAGCATGCTAACTCCTGAGCGTAGCTCTTCAGCCACCACATCACTATAAAATGATTTCACTGTCCGTTGGTTCAGCCAGGTGACATGACTGTTCCTGCTCCCTCGCTCCACTACGGACGAGGAGGGACAAGCCTGACAAACACAGTGTCAAATGGATAAATAATGATTTTAGTTGCAGGtcaatcaggaaaaaaaaaaaatccctgcaaGCGTGAcatgaaaatataaatgaattcaATTGTTCTTGGGATTGAATCAAATCAAACCAAAGACTTGGCTGACGGATGCAGAATATATGTGAATGGTAAAGTTGGGCTCACTGTGACCACATTGGCGCAAATCATGAGACTCAGATTTTTTGTGAGACTGTTGGCGAGATCAACCAGAGCTGGACGACTGCTGGGAGGACCGGTGAGCACCAAGCACTGGGGTCTGAAAGGTGACCAAAATCATGATGTGAAGTTATCCATTCCAGAactcctgcagacacaccaaCACCCatctctaaaaaaaattaaaatcaaaaacTAGTAATACTTTCTTGCCAAGAGAGATGAGATGTATTGGTTGGATGATCACATATGAGACATTCCTGAGGAGACTTGGGTTTTGAGTCCAATGTAAGCTGCATTATGTCAGTGATGGACTGAACCTGTTTTTTAAGCGCAATACCCACTTGAACAAAACTGAAGCTCGAGGGGTAAAACGAGCGTCTTTGTTTCGATCTTAGGGCCATTGACTAAATAGTTTTATAACTTTAAACGGACGATTCTACAGAAAACAAATTACAGACGTGAGATATTCATCCTGTCACTGACCTGTAGTTCTTGACATGGTCCTCGACCTGATTCAGGCCGATGCACTGGTTCAGAGCGATGTTGTAGGAGCTCGCCTGCACCGAGGAGCCCCAGTTTACAGCTAAAGACAGAGCGTAGAAGAGGTAGAATGGAGGCGCAGGAGGACCTCTGTTTGTCATGATGTGGTTTGTCTGACTGAattgtgtgtgtctttactgGGCTTCTTGTAGAGCGTGTATCCCAACAAAAGGAAGATGACACCAAACGCGATGAGGGCCGCCCACCAAGTCAGCAGGAACATGATAACCACACAGCACACGGCGCCCAGCAAGGACAACCACTTACTGTAGTACCTGAAGGATGGACGCCAACCTAGAGACACGATTATACAACTTCTCACAATGGACAGGGTATATGCCTTATTTCTCCATTaatgtaatcatttgtattCCTTTACTACCTGGTGAGTTGGTGATTGAGGCGTGGAAGCAGCTGAAGTTTATCAGAGTGTAGGAGCACAGGAAGAAATTGGAGATGATCGGAGCGATGGTGTTCAATTCCGCTTGtgaagagaaatgaaaaagggGGGGATGAATTGAAAACTAATGGCAGATCAAAATCCATTCAGAACGCAATTGCAGTCGGAACAAAAGGTTTTGGTCATCAACAGGGAATGGCGATTCTCCACGAAACCTCACCAATAAGAATGAAGCAAACAGCAATGATGAACGTCAGCAGGTAGCTTCTGAGGGGCTCATCATTCTTGCCGTAACCTTTGCCAAAGAAGCCGATGAGAGGGTACAATTTGTCCTTACAAAGACActattagattaaaaaaaaaaaatgaaatggaacaaaataTTAGCCATTTCTTTGTAATAGCAGCAAATTAAATAGAACACTTTGAACAGCTGATTGTAATTTGCACAGAGCCATCCAATATGGTAACAAATCAAAACGTTTTGCACAAAGTCAAAATTAAACAGTAAAAACATGATTAGAAACACATATACAAGCAAATATACTGCATGTCTGAGATTCCGTTGGTGCCAAACTTGAATGGGTGATGGGGGCTGTCCGGTGCACTGAAGCGCCACACACACGGGGCTCCTCTATGTGTGGCACCTCTACAGGTATGCTAACCAACATGTAAAATGTTAGGGCTGAATgaacataatatataaacataactATATATCTGTAATCAccagtgtgtctgtctgtctttctgttagcaacataactcaaaatatttgtgaaaagatcttgatgaaatattcgggcaatgtttggaatgttaccagaaaaagatgattacatttttgtgatgatccagattatggatacattttcaataacattgcagtcaatagagaatcaaaatttgttcttcaatatctcagttgattattgactaatgtttatagaatttgatgCAGTCATGTGAGGTGGCGGCCtttatcttaccaccaaattccATCCAGTTTGAGTACTGATCTTTTCCAAAAAATAGGGGTACACATTTCCATtgtccattgactgcaatgctaccaaaagtttcaaagtgatccagaatccaggatccaaAACGCGTCCATAGTtattatcttgctaacagacaaacaactcAACGcctgcaaaaacataacctcttcAGGGGAGGTAATAATACCATATACCCCTATATATTAATAAGAATTATTATTTAGCACATTTAACCATTATGCTATTTCTTGTGTGTGTACCTGAAAGACTTTGGGAGCAGACACCAGGCAGGCCAAAGCAGAGGACAGTGTTGCTCCAAATATACCAGCGGTGATGAGGGGGCTGAAGGCTGACACCATGCCCATCGACTACAGACACAAATGTAATCTGTGGTTTATGCCTCATCAGTCTTAGAGACTGTGTGATTACAAGGTGATctaatgttaatgaaaataattCATGCAGAGAATGAAGGATTTATGTGGAGCATTGGATTATAGTTGTTCCTGTTTAATAATGTATTCCGTGCCATTTAAAATCACTGTATTATACTCTGAGGGACAACTTGGCCATGTCGAATGAAATTAACATCTCGCATGGGGAGACACGGAGTTGTCGCTAGGCAACGT
The sequence above is drawn from the Brachionichthys hirsutus isolate HB-005 chromosome 5, CSIRO-AGI_Bhir_v1, whole genome shotgun sequence genome and encodes:
- the LOC137893671 gene encoding solute carrier family 12 member 3-like, with amino-acid sequence MALPVANDGIHLAAYRPRLPLAATNGNAVHGRLEESGYYHHYSDRDCVASRGSDELTGYETLDSPPHSDFYANTEVWGRRKRFRPSLYQLHGNPEQVDAKPPLYDETTGGQIGGGNSSGEDEDEEEEQKQAPPVPTRFGWVQGVMIRCMLNIWGVILFLRLPWITAQAGIGLTWAIILLSSCITGITGLSTSAIATNGKVKGGGTYFLISRSLGPELGGSIGLIFAFANAVAVAMHTVGFAETVTDIMRENGAVMVDRSNDIRIIGIITVTCLLAVSLAGMAWESKAQILFFLVIMVSFASFIVGTIIPASPQKQSKGFFSYKADIFAANFVPCWRGREGSFFGMFSIFFPSATGILAGANISGDLRVCYSLLLCLYYIPVNPFSLPAVLRTLLNHTNQCISRRSCMVRDASGLLNDTLSPSSSMEDCVGLACQYGWDFTECINNNTCIYGISNYYQSMGMVSAFSPLITAGIFGATLSSALACLVSAPKVFQCLCKDKLYPLIGFFGKGYGKNDEPLRSYLLTFIIAVCFILIAELNTIAPIISNFFLCSYTLINFSCFHASITNSPGWRPSFRYYSKWLSLLGAVCCVVIMFLLTWWAALIAFGVIFLLLGYTLYKKPTVNWGSSVQASSYNIALNQCIGLNQVEDHVKNYRPQCLVLTGPPSSRPALVDLANSLTKNLSLMICANVVTACPSSSVVERGSRNSHVTWLNQRTVKSFYSDVVAEELRSGVSMLLQGAGLGRINPNVLLLGFKSDWQSDSPQAAHSYIGILHDAFDQQYGVCMLRMRERLDVSQPSSSHVNPAFDGESESINIIAAPSLVQTSTVSAELMPQPSTAFRKKQGKKNIDVYWLSDDGGLTLLLPYLLTRRKRWSGCKVRVFVGGETEKKDEQREEMLALIKSFRLGFHDVEVIPDIYQSPQPRNVRQFESMVSRFRLDTNLKQDPVPPRQRGEPWMIADHDLERNKSKTLRQIRLNEVVQDYSREAALIVITMPMGRRGGCPCMLYLAWLDFLSRDLKAPVLLVRGNQENVLTFYCQ